One Cicer arietinum cultivar CDC Frontier isolate Library 1 chromosome 8, Cicar.CDCFrontier_v2.0, whole genome shotgun sequence DNA segment encodes these proteins:
- the LOC101514644 gene encoding protein RTE1-HOMOLOG, with translation MEAELDLDPEQQEMMEGGFSQIHSIDPRRARFPCSVVWSPLPVISWFIPFIGHIGICREDGVILDFAGPNFVCVDNFAFGAATRYLQIPKEKCCIPLGQSAYKGEEHYLQHETGGELRTWDDALRKSTQEFQHRSYSLFTCNCHSFVANNLNRLGYLSSGWNVVNLAIFILLNGRWVSKASMLQTILPFVIVFFLGVTLGGFTFLKFWSLFTAVLIGWFLLGTYCFKNLIQL, from the exons ATGGAAGCAGAGTTGGATTTGGATCCCGAACAGCAAGAGATGATGGAAGGAGGTTTTTCccaaattcattcaattgatccTAGGAGGGCTCGATTTCCGTGCTCTGTTGTTTGGTCACCACTTCCTGTCATCTCATGGTTCATTCCTTTCATTGGTCACATTGGCATATGTAGAGAGGATGGTGTTATTTTGGATTTTGCAGGTCCTAATTTTGTTTGTGTCGACAATTTTGCATTTGGTGCTGCCACTCGCTATCTTCAAATACCCAAAGAAAAG TGTTGCATCCCTTTAGGCCAGTCTGCATACAAGGGTGAGGAACACTACCTGCAGCATGAAACTGGAGGCGAGTTGAGGACCTGGGACGATGCTCTAAGGAAAAGCACTCAAGAATTCCAACACCGGTCTTACAGTCTATTTACGTGCAACTGCCACTCATTTGTTGCCAATAATTTGAACAGGCTCGGCTACCTGTCCAGTGGATGGAATGTAGTGAACCTTGCGATTTTCATTTTACTCAACGGACGCTGGGTCAGCAAAGCATCTATGCTCCAAACTATTTTACCATTTGTGATTGTATTTTTTCTTGGAGTCACATTGGGAGGCTTCACTTTTCTAAAATTTTGGTCCTTATTCACTGCAGTTCTTATTGGTTGGTTCCTTCTTGGCACGTACTGTTTTAAGAATCTGATTCAGTTGTAG